A stretch of Microbacterium sp. LWH3-1.2 DNA encodes these proteins:
- a CDS encoding bifunctional lysylphosphatidylglycerol flippase/synthetase MprF, with protein MSDGATQKPNRVLAGAGRIPATFTMIALILVAGVVWQGLWRPFEDSDLFDSVAYGLPAFEAGRWWTPVTGTFFVNAPWVYAFTIAGFVGMAYLEFRRGWRIALAYYWVGQLFAIFATALVLWGCSAIASWDWAQTQAAALDVGPSGGTMACIAAAVGLLRSPWRVRAWLVLLGFVFVAMLFWGTLADLEHLLAVLLVLFVDRSLRVQRTTMREQRLIAFISVLVLGAVEVITILVPTNGPFGPTEPASGGFWDFLIDVVIILIIANGLRRGRRWAWVLAVILAVFNILTALLVGVAIIVASQAQVEATIDGETELALASGAMWLLMLIYLVWVRRAFRARRRSRIGLQPHPGVEDVKRMLHAHGGGTLSWMTTWEGNTYARTTDGIVAYQRRAGVALALADPIGPEASRAASVEEFIHDAERAGLVPCFFSADEATRAAVPASWRSLVVADDTIVDLPGLEFTGKRWNSVRSSLNRAGREEMTFRMTRLNDESWGVQQQLRAISEMWVGDKGLPEMGFTLGTLVEAEDPEVRLALALAPNGDVDGFLSWLPVYGEGGTVKGWTLDLMRRREGGFGPVMEFLIGSSARLFSDEGAEIMSLSGAPLAHDYPPDAGMIAALSDKLADALEPVYGFRSLHRFKEKFHPRYETMYLLYRDESDLTRIGGALTRAFLPDATLRQFAGAGLELVRGDRE; from the coding sequence ATGAGTGACGGGGCGACTCAGAAACCGAACCGAGTGCTCGCCGGCGCAGGGCGGATTCCGGCGACCTTCACGATGATCGCGCTGATCCTCGTGGCGGGCGTCGTGTGGCAGGGGCTGTGGCGGCCGTTCGAGGACTCGGACCTCTTCGACTCGGTCGCGTACGGGCTTCCGGCCTTCGAGGCGGGGCGATGGTGGACGCCGGTCACCGGAACGTTCTTCGTCAACGCGCCCTGGGTCTACGCGTTCACCATCGCAGGCTTCGTCGGCATGGCCTACCTCGAGTTCCGGCGCGGATGGCGCATCGCGCTGGCCTACTACTGGGTCGGGCAGCTGTTCGCGATCTTCGCCACCGCCCTCGTGCTGTGGGGATGCTCCGCGATCGCATCATGGGACTGGGCGCAGACCCAGGCCGCGGCACTGGATGTCGGCCCGTCGGGCGGCACGATGGCCTGCATCGCCGCGGCCGTCGGCCTGCTGCGGAGCCCCTGGCGCGTGCGTGCGTGGCTCGTGCTGCTCGGCTTCGTGTTCGTGGCGATGCTCTTCTGGGGCACGCTCGCCGACCTCGAGCACCTGCTCGCCGTGCTCCTCGTGCTCTTCGTCGACCGATCGCTGCGCGTCCAGCGCACGACGATGCGCGAGCAGCGCCTCATCGCCTTCATCTCGGTGCTGGTGCTCGGCGCGGTCGAGGTCATCACGATCCTCGTGCCGACGAACGGCCCGTTCGGACCGACCGAGCCCGCCTCGGGCGGGTTCTGGGATTTCCTGATCGACGTCGTCATCATCCTCATCATCGCCAACGGGCTCCGGCGCGGACGCCGGTGGGCGTGGGTGCTCGCGGTGATCCTCGCTGTCTTCAACATCCTGACCGCTCTTCTCGTCGGGGTGGCCATCATCGTCGCCTCGCAGGCCCAGGTCGAGGCGACGATCGACGGCGAGACCGAGCTGGCCCTGGCCAGTGGCGCGATGTGGCTGCTCATGCTCATCTACCTGGTCTGGGTGCGCCGTGCCTTCCGCGCTCGGCGGCGTTCGCGGATCGGCCTGCAGCCTCATCCGGGGGTCGAGGACGTGAAGCGGATGCTGCACGCCCACGGCGGCGGGACCCTCTCGTGGATGACGACCTGGGAGGGGAACACCTACGCACGCACGACCGACGGCATCGTCGCCTACCAGCGGCGCGCGGGTGTGGCGCTGGCCCTCGCCGACCCGATCGGTCCGGAGGCGTCGCGCGCGGCATCCGTGGAGGAGTTCATCCACGATGCCGAGCGGGCGGGACTGGTCCCGTGCTTCTTCAGCGCGGACGAGGCCACGCGGGCCGCGGTGCCGGCGTCGTGGCGCAGCCTGGTCGTCGCCGACGACACGATCGTCGACCTGCCAGGGCTCGAGTTCACCGGAAAGCGATGGAACTCGGTGCGCTCCTCGCTCAACCGCGCGGGTCGTGAGGAGATGACTTTCCGCATGACCCGCCTGAACGACGAGTCGTGGGGCGTCCAGCAGCAGCTGCGGGCCATCTCGGAGATGTGGGTCGGCGACAAGGGCCTCCCCGAGATGGGGTTCACGCTCGGCACGCTCGTCGAGGCCGAGGACCCGGAGGTGCGCCTCGCCCTGGCGCTCGCTCCGAACGGCGACGTCGACGGTTTCCTGTCGTGGCTGCCGGTCTACGGCGAGGGCGGCACCGTGAAGGGCTGGACCCTGGACCTCATGCGACGACGCGAGGGTGGCTTCGGCCCCGTGATGGAGTTCCTGATCGGCTCGTCGGCGAGGCTGTTTTCCGACGAGGGCGCGGAGATCATGTCACTGTCGGGGGCGCCGCTCGCCCACGACTACCCGCCGGATGCCGGAATGATCGCTGCGCTCAGCGACAAGCTCGCCGACGCGCTCGAGCCGGTCTACGGGTTCCGGTCGCTGCACCGTTTCAAGGAGAAGTTCCACCCGCGGTACGAGACGATGTACCTGCTCTACCGCGACGAGAGCGACCTCACACGGATCGGCGGAGCGCTCACGCGGGCGTTCCTACCCGACGCGACGCTGCGTCAGTTCGCCGGCGCGGGACTCGAGCTCGTGCGCGGCGACCGCGAATGA
- a CDS encoding GntR family transcriptional regulator, whose amino-acid sequence MTAPFVPLEPSRAVLGDEVYARLGEAILDGRLAPGERLRDQELAEWLGVSRTPVREALQRLERAGLVEVSPHRYTRVSHPNQQDDTVELVAFNMGLAVRMASARADAEALEIALERLDDVIAASRANDAEALAVASHAFFSVVTQASGNFALRQFVREYEFAIRRDMVGWRPFIECPIGRTAAYEEFRAAFVARDADRAESLLRSIHGLN is encoded by the coding sequence ATGACCGCCCCCTTCGTCCCGCTCGAGCCGAGCCGCGCCGTCCTCGGAGACGAGGTGTACGCGCGCCTGGGCGAGGCGATACTCGACGGTCGGCTGGCCCCTGGCGAGCGGCTGCGCGACCAGGAGCTGGCGGAATGGCTCGGGGTCTCGCGCACTCCGGTGCGCGAGGCGCTGCAGCGACTGGAGCGCGCCGGCCTGGTCGAGGTGTCGCCGCACCGCTACACACGGGTGTCGCATCCCAACCAGCAGGACGACACGGTCGAGCTCGTCGCCTTCAACATGGGGCTCGCCGTGCGCATGGCATCGGCTCGCGCTGACGCCGAGGCGCTCGAGATCGCGCTGGAGCGGCTCGACGACGTCATCGCCGCGTCTCGCGCGAACGACGCCGAGGCCCTCGCCGTGGCCAGCCACGCCTTCTTCTCCGTGGTCACCCAAGCGAGCGGCAACTTCGCGCTGCGGCAGTTCGTCCGCGAGTACGAGTTCGCGATCCGGCGCGACATGGTGGGCTGGCGACCGTTCATCGAGTGCCCCATCGGCCGCACGGCCGCCTACGAGGAGTTCCGCGCCGCCTTCGTCGCCCGCGACGCCGACCGTGCCGAATCACTGCTGCGCAGCATCCACGGCCTGAACTGA
- a CDS encoding cold-shock protein, translating to MSTQGTVKWFNSEKGFGFIAPDEGGADVFAHYSAIQSGGYRSLEENQRVEFEIAQGPKGLQAENIRPI from the coding sequence ATGAGCACGCAGGGCACCGTCAAGTGGTTCAACTCGGAGAAGGGATTCGGCTTCATCGCTCCCGATGAGGGCGGCGCAGACGTCTTCGCGCACTACAGCGCAATCCAGTCGGGTGGATACCGCTCCCTCGAGGAGAACCAGCGCGTCGAGTTCGAGATCGCGCAGGGACCCAAGGGCCTCCAGGCCGAGAACATCCGCCCGATCTGA
- a CDS encoding GNAT family N-acetyltransferase: MHHIELRPVDEDDLDAIFEMMRDREAIAMAAFTAEDPDDRDAFDAWIAREFATPGVLSFVITEDGGFAGTAASFTIDGDREVTYWIARHAWGRGVATAALRHLISREPIRPLFARVAAHNTASIAVLTKVGFTEVSRNVDFAPGIGREIEEIVFTLPPALDGA; the protein is encoded by the coding sequence GTGCACCATATCGAGCTGCGACCCGTCGACGAAGACGACCTCGACGCCATCTTCGAGATGATGCGCGACCGCGAGGCGATCGCGATGGCCGCCTTCACCGCCGAAGACCCCGACGACCGCGACGCCTTCGACGCGTGGATCGCCCGTGAGTTCGCCACGCCCGGCGTGCTCTCGTTCGTGATCACCGAGGACGGCGGCTTCGCCGGGACCGCGGCATCCTTCACTATCGACGGCGACCGCGAGGTCACCTACTGGATCGCGCGCCACGCGTGGGGCCGGGGCGTCGCGACCGCAGCGCTGCGCCATCTGATCTCGCGCGAGCCCATACGCCCGCTCTTCGCCCGCGTCGCGGCGCACAACACAGCCTCGATCGCCGTGCTCACCAAGGTCGGCTTCACCGAGGTGTCGCGAAACGTCGACTTCGCCCCGGGCATCGGCCGCGAGATCGAGGAGATCGTCTTCACGCTCCCGCCCGCGCTCGACGGCGCGTGA
- the nucS gene encoding endonuclease NucS, with product MRLVIARCSVDYTGRLNAHLPLATRLLVHKGDGSLLVHSDGGSYKPLNWMSPPCRLDVEVPDEEAASAGVLEHWRVTHAKTGDALLVRIYEVIHDSSHELGIDPGLQKDGVEADLQRLLAEQVDVIGDNLTLVRREFPTAIGPVDLLLRDPEGGTIAVEVKRRGDIDGVEQLTRYLELLGRDPHLAPVTGVFAAQEIKPQAKVLAADRGIRCVTLDYEGMKGIESGAPRLF from the coding sequence GTGCGTCTCGTCATCGCCCGCTGCTCGGTCGACTACACCGGGCGGCTCAACGCCCACCTGCCCCTCGCCACCCGCCTGCTGGTGCACAAGGGGGACGGGTCGCTTCTGGTGCACTCCGACGGCGGGTCGTACAAGCCGCTCAACTGGATGAGCCCGCCGTGCCGGCTCGACGTCGAGGTGCCCGACGAGGAGGCGGCGTCCGCCGGAGTGCTCGAGCACTGGCGCGTGACCCACGCCAAGACCGGGGACGCACTGCTGGTGCGCATCTACGAGGTCATCCACGACTCGTCGCACGAGCTCGGCATCGACCCGGGTCTGCAGAAGGACGGCGTCGAAGCCGACCTGCAGCGCCTCCTCGCCGAGCAGGTCGACGTGATCGGAGACAACCTCACGCTGGTGCGCCGTGAGTTCCCGACGGCGATCGGCCCGGTCGACCTGCTGCTGCGCGATCCCGAGGGCGGCACGATCGCCGTCGAGGTGAAGCGCCGTGGCGACATCGACGGAGTCGAGCAGCTGACGCGCTACCTCGAGCTGCTCGGCCGCGACCCGCACCTCGCTCCGGTGACCGGTGTCTTCGCCGCCCAGGAGATCAAACCGCAGGCCAAGGTGCTCGCCGCGGACCGCGGCATCCGTTGCGTCACTCTCGACTACGAGGGCATGAAGGGGATCGAGTCCGGCGCACCGCGCCTGTTCTAA
- a CDS encoding FtsW/RodA/SpoVE family cell cycle protein codes for MSAPTSTPTDAVSTDTAVVRALRRIRVPQTQRNRELALLIFAFAINGSAIALVQLGAQDFIDWTFLVYCGGLTALVIALHILLRLRARAADPFVVPIATLLTGLGLAMIYRLDLYWERHGWDAFSTRQLAWAAIALVAAILVVMFLKNYRVLFRYTYIFGFVGIVLLILPVIPGLSGGGNADVWVDLGFFTFQPGELAKIALGIFFAGYLVRTRESLTSTGTRFLGMTWPRARELGPLLVIWLVSLGIIVLQRDLGTGVLIFGMFVAMLYVATGKTSWVLIGVVLAVSGAFLASRILPYVGARFNNWLDAFNPELMDDSSYQLVNGIFGMANGGLLGTGLGQGRPYLTPVAESDYILPALGEELGLIGVFAILCLYMVFTSRGIRIGLAGQDDFGKLLATGLSFTIALQVFIMVGGVTRLIPLTGLTTPFLAAGGSSLVANWIIVALLLRISDAVRSRPRVVIG; via the coding sequence ATGAGCGCCCCCACGAGCACACCCACCGACGCGGTCTCGACCGATACGGCCGTCGTGCGGGCGCTGCGTCGCATCCGCGTGCCGCAGACCCAGCGCAACCGCGAACTGGCGCTGCTGATCTTCGCGTTCGCGATCAACGGCTCCGCGATCGCACTCGTGCAGCTCGGCGCGCAGGACTTCATCGACTGGACGTTCCTCGTCTACTGCGGCGGCCTCACGGCCCTCGTGATCGCGCTGCACATCCTGCTGCGCCTGCGCGCCCGCGCCGCCGACCCGTTCGTCGTCCCGATCGCAACGCTCCTCACCGGACTCGGCCTCGCGATGATCTACCGGCTCGACCTGTACTGGGAGCGCCACGGGTGGGACGCGTTCTCGACGCGGCAGCTCGCGTGGGCGGCGATCGCCCTGGTCGCGGCGATCCTCGTGGTGATGTTCCTCAAGAACTACCGCGTGCTGTTCCGGTACACGTACATCTTCGGGTTCGTCGGCATCGTGCTGCTGATCCTGCCGGTGATCCCAGGACTCAGCGGCGGCGGCAACGCCGACGTGTGGGTCGACCTCGGCTTCTTCACCTTCCAGCCCGGCGAACTCGCGAAGATCGCCCTCGGCATCTTCTTCGCCGGCTATCTCGTCCGCACGCGGGAGAGTCTGACCTCGACCGGCACGCGCTTCCTCGGCATGACCTGGCCCCGCGCGCGCGAACTCGGGCCGCTGCTCGTCATCTGGCTCGTGTCGCTCGGCATCATCGTGCTGCAGCGCGACCTCGGCACCGGCGTGCTCATCTTCGGCATGTTCGTCGCGATGCTCTACGTCGCCACGGGCAAGACCAGCTGGGTGCTCATCGGCGTCGTGCTCGCGGTGTCGGGGGCGTTCCTCGCGTCGCGGATCCTGCCGTACGTGGGCGCGCGCTTCAACAACTGGCTCGACGCGTTCAACCCCGAGCTGATGGACGACTCCAGCTACCAGCTCGTCAACGGCATCTTCGGCATGGCGAACGGAGGCCTGCTGGGCACCGGCCTCGGCCAGGGGCGGCCGTACCTGACGCCGGTCGCCGAGAGCGACTACATCCTCCCGGCGCTCGGCGAGGAGCTCGGCCTCATCGGGGTCTTCGCGATCCTGTGCCTGTACATGGTGTTCACGAGCCGCGGCATCCGCATCGGCCTCGCCGGGCAGGACGACTTCGGCAAGCTGCTGGCGACCGGCCTGTCGTTCACGATCGCCCTGCAGGTGTTCATCATGGTCGGCGGCGTCACGCGGCTCATCCCGCTCACCGGCCTCACCACGCCGTTCCTCGCCGCGGGCGGTTCGTCGCTCGTGGCGAACTGGATCATCGTGGCCCTCCTCCTGCGCATCTCCGACGCCGTGCGGAGCCGGCCGAGGGTGGTGATCGGCTAG
- a CDS encoding HAD hydrolase-like protein: MPSRSPWTCVLWDVDGTIVDASDGILRRLTIALEHFGKRPPTRAELVHWIGPPMYQSFQVNVGMTPEQAAEAVTFYRGLNKTDGYTTGAKLFPGMGELIADVAACGIPQATASSKPEVQVVALMDYFDLSTSLTAIVGATPDEKTLSAKADIVAEALRRLAAAGVDTSRPVLVGDRHHDVEGGAAQGVPVIFVRWGFSWPHESEGAQAVVDDVDQLRALLLFGEYADEGAATAAGVADA; encoded by the coding sequence ATGCCGAGCCGATCGCCGTGGACCTGTGTGCTGTGGGATGTCGACGGAACGATCGTCGACGCGTCCGACGGCATCCTCCGCCGCCTCACGATCGCCCTCGAGCACTTCGGCAAGCGCCCGCCGACCCGCGCCGAGCTCGTGCACTGGATCGGGCCGCCGATGTACCAGTCGTTCCAGGTGAACGTCGGCATGACGCCCGAACAGGCGGCCGAGGCGGTCACCTTCTACCGAGGCCTCAACAAGACCGACGGGTACACGACGGGCGCGAAGCTCTTCCCCGGCATGGGTGAGCTGATCGCGGATGTCGCGGCCTGCGGCATCCCGCAGGCCACCGCCAGCTCGAAGCCCGAGGTGCAGGTGGTCGCGCTCATGGACTACTTCGACCTGTCGACCTCGCTCACCGCGATCGTCGGCGCGACCCCCGACGAGAAGACGCTCAGCGCCAAGGCCGACATCGTCGCCGAAGCACTGCGTCGCCTCGCCGCCGCGGGCGTCGACACGAGTCGGCCGGTGCTCGTCGGCGACAGGCACCATGACGTCGAGGGCGGTGCCGCCCAGGGCGTGCCCGTGATCTTCGTGCGGTGGGGCTTCAGCTGGCCGCACGAGTCCGAGGGCGCGCAGGCCGTGGTCGACGATGTCGACCAGCTGCGCGCGCTGCTGCTGTTCGGCGAGTACGCCGACGAGGGCGCGGCCACCGCCGCCGGCGTCGCCGATGCCTGA
- a CDS encoding peptidoglycan D,D-transpeptidase FtsI family protein yields MTKELRRLSILMLVMFLALFGSTSWIQVIQTDELAANPANRRALYDSYEVQRGSIIASGSAIASSVPSGDLYSWQRVYTDAEMWAPVTGYINPALNSATWIEQAMNQELSGTAGSQFLSRVERIFTGQPPRGSNVVLSLDADVQRAAYEALGDLQGGVIAIEPSTGRILAMVTSPSYDTNVLASHATGEVNAAYDALVADPGKPLSNRAIAGDLNPPGSTFKLVVASAALASGEYTPASTLPNPATYQLPQSSSVVHNASGGTCGGGDTVTLADALRLSCNIPFAELAVELGDTAIREEAEKYGFNLSFELPVTSTASGYPRTIQDDAQTALSGFGQGQVTATPLQMAMVSAGIANGGIVMDPRMVDRVIGPDLSVQKTFDDSEFGRALEADLADELVQMMVANVSDGAASGARIDGVDVAGKTGTAENTGDEPYTLWFTGFAPADNPEVAVAVVVEDGGRQGQSGSGNTIAAPIAKKVMEAVLGR; encoded by the coding sequence ATGACCAAGGAGCTGCGCCGACTCAGCATCCTGATGCTGGTCATGTTCCTCGCGCTGTTCGGGTCTACGAGCTGGATCCAGGTGATCCAGACCGACGAGCTCGCCGCGAACCCCGCGAACCGCCGCGCACTGTACGACTCGTACGAGGTGCAGCGCGGGTCGATCATCGCGAGCGGCTCGGCCATCGCGTCCTCGGTGCCCTCGGGCGACCTCTACAGCTGGCAGCGCGTATACACGGATGCCGAGATGTGGGCGCCCGTCACCGGCTATATCAATCCCGCCCTGAACTCGGCGACCTGGATCGAGCAGGCGATGAACCAGGAGCTCAGCGGCACGGCGGGCTCGCAGTTCCTCTCGCGCGTCGAGCGCATCTTCACCGGGCAACCCCCGCGCGGATCGAACGTCGTGCTGTCTCTCGACGCCGACGTGCAGCGCGCGGCGTACGAGGCGCTCGGCGATCTGCAGGGCGGCGTGATCGCTATCGAGCCGTCGACCGGACGCATCCTCGCCATGGTGACGAGCCCGAGCTACGACACCAACGTGCTCGCCTCGCATGCCACGGGCGAGGTCAACGCCGCGTACGACGCTCTCGTCGCCGACCCCGGAAAGCCGCTGTCGAACCGCGCGATCGCCGGCGATCTCAACCCGCCCGGGTCCACTTTCAAGCTCGTGGTCGCCTCGGCGGCCCTCGCGTCGGGCGAATACACGCCGGCGTCGACGCTCCCCAACCCGGCGACCTATCAGCTGCCGCAGTCGTCGAGCGTCGTGCACAACGCCAGCGGCGGCACGTGCGGCGGCGGCGACACGGTCACGCTCGCCGATGCGCTGCGGCTGAGCTGCAACATCCCGTTCGCCGAGCTCGCGGTCGAACTCGGCGACACCGCGATCCGCGAAGAGGCCGAGAAGTACGGCTTCAATCTGTCGTTCGAGCTGCCGGTCACCTCAACGGCGTCCGGCTATCCCCGCACGATCCAGGACGACGCGCAGACCGCACTGAGCGGCTTCGGCCAGGGCCAGGTCACCGCGACGCCGCTGCAGATGGCGATGGTGTCGGCGGGCATCGCGAACGGCGGGATCGTGATGGACCCGAGGATGGTGGACCGCGTGATCGGCCCGGATCTGTCTGTTCAGAAGACCTTCGACGACAGTGAATTCGGGCGGGCGCTCGAGGCGGACCTGGCGGACGAGCTGGTTCAGATGATGGTCGCCAATGTCAGTGACGGTGCCGCGTCGGGTGCAAGAATAGACGGGGTCGACGTGGCCGGAAAGACGGGAACCGCGGAGAACACGGGCGATGAGCCGTACACGCTCTGGTTCACCGGGTTCGCACCTGCCGACAACCCCGAGGTCGCCGTCGCCGTGGTCGTCGAGGACGGCGGCAGGCAAGGACAATCGGGCAGCGGCAACACCATCGCCGCTCCTATCGCGAAGAAGGTCATGGAGGCGGTGCTGGGACGATGA
- a CDS encoding FHA domain-containing protein FhaB/FipA: MSELTLLLLRIGFLVLLWAFVFAVVYSLRADLFGVKVRRMPDAAAAAAAAPAASAPGSASSVTAPVAAAPPAKPGGPATTATASRIVITSGPKTGLELPLGNEPLTIGRSSESGLVVRDDYTSSHHARLVLWGDQWMIQDLDSTNGTWHDGVRVTAPVPVNLGAPIKVGATTFELRK; this comes from the coding sequence ATGAGCGAGCTCACCCTGCTGCTGCTGCGCATCGGATTCCTGGTGCTGCTGTGGGCGTTCGTCTTCGCCGTCGTGTACTCGCTGCGCGCCGACCTTTTCGGAGTGAAAGTCAGGCGGATGCCGGATGCTGCAGCCGCCGCAGCGGCCGCACCCGCGGCATCCGCTCCCGGCTCCGCCTCGTCCGTCACCGCACCGGTCGCGGCCGCGCCGCCGGCCAAGCCCGGTGGACCCGCGACGACCGCCACCGCGTCGCGTATCGTCATCACGAGCGGACCGAAGACCGGACTCGAACTTCCGTTGGGGAACGAGCCCCTCACGATCGGCCGCTCGAGCGAGTCGGGCCTCGTCGTCCGCGATGACTACACGTCGAGCCACCACGCGCGCCTCGTGCTGTGGGGCGACCAGTGGATGATCCAGGATCTCGATTCGACGAACGGCACCTGGCACGACGGCGTGCGTGTGACCGCCCCGGTCCCCGTGAACCTCGGCGCTCCGATCAAGGTCGGCGCGACGACGTTCGAGCTGCGGAAGTAG
- a CDS encoding PP2C family protein-serine/threonine phosphatase, with amino-acid sequence MVFQGSSAAISHTGKVRSNNQDSGYAGSNLFVVADGMGGHAGGDVASSLAISRLEGLDRPFESTAEAERALRDAISDAAVDLVDTVGVRPELAGMGTTVSALIMVDDYAVIAHIGDSRIYLFRDGALTQITTDHTFVQRLVDSGRITPEEARYHPRRSVLMRVLGDMDTDPELDTFIMPTQPGDRWLLCSDGLSGVVDDPHTSKALGLGLAPGRTADNLLKQALDGGAPDNVTIVIVDVGGQHPLFSGTPTIVGSASNPVGVEVPAAAPRRSSWLHPNRQAANEPTHFEPAPEFLEELIEEDRRRARRRRIGWIAGVALVLVIIAGAAWLGYQWTQTRYFVGADEDTVVIYQGVQQNIGPISLSTPYEDTGIPLDSLSEFARATVEGTISANSLLHARQIVSGISDLAGGGG; translated from the coding sequence ATGGTCTTCCAGGGCTCGAGCGCCGCGATCTCGCACACCGGCAAGGTGCGCTCCAACAACCAGGACTCCGGGTACGCCGGCTCGAACCTGTTCGTCGTCGCCGACGGCATGGGAGGCCACGCCGGCGGCGACGTCGCGTCGAGCCTCGCGATCTCCCGACTCGAGGGGCTGGACAGGCCGTTCGAGTCGACCGCCGAGGCGGAGCGGGCGCTGCGTGACGCGATCTCGGACGCCGCGGTCGACCTGGTCGACACGGTCGGCGTCCGGCCGGAGCTCGCCGGCATGGGCACCACCGTCAGCGCGCTGATCATGGTGGACGACTACGCCGTCATCGCCCACATCGGCGACTCGCGCATCTACCTGTTCCGCGACGGCGCCCTCACCCAGATCACGACGGACCACACGTTCGTCCAGCGCCTCGTCGACTCGGGCCGCATCACTCCCGAGGAGGCGCGCTACCACCCGCGTCGCTCCGTGCTCATGCGCGTGCTCGGCGACATGGACACCGACCCCGAGCTCGACACGTTCATCATGCCGACGCAGCCCGGCGACCGCTGGCTGCTGTGCTCGGACGGGCTGTCGGGCGTGGTCGACGACCCCCATACGTCCAAGGCCCTCGGGCTGGGCCTCGCTCCCGGCCGTACGGCCGACAACCTGCTCAAGCAGGCTCTCGACGGCGGCGCCCCCGACAACGTCACGATCGTCATCGTCGACGTCGGCGGACAGCATCCGCTGTTCTCGGGAACGCCCACGATCGTCGGGTCTGCGTCGAACCCGGTCGGCGTCGAGGTGCCCGCGGCCGCGCCGCGGCGCTCGAGCTGGCTGCACCCGAACCGCCAGGCGGCCAACGAGCCCACCCACTTCGAGCCGGCGCCCGAGTTCCTCGAGGAGCTCATCGAAGAGGATCGCCGGCGCGCCCGGCGGCGCCGCATCGGGTGGATCGCGGGCGTCGCCCTCGTGCTCGTGATCATCGCGGGGGCCGCGTGGCTCGGCTACCAGTGGACGCAGACGCGCTACTTCGTCGGGGCGGATGAGGACACTGTCGTGATCTACCAGGGCGTTCAGCAGAACATCGGCCCGATCTCACTGTCGACCCCGTACGAAGACACCGGGATCCCGCTCGATTCGCTGTCGGAGTTCGCCCGTGCGACGGTGGAGGGGACGATCTCGGCGAACTCGCTCTTGCATGCGCGGCAGATCGTGTCGGGAATCAGCGACCTGGCGGGAGGAGGCGGATGA
- a CDS encoding DUF3662 and FHA domain-containing protein, whose protein sequence is MGLLDSFEKGLERAVNSAFAKTFRSGIQPVEIASALRSELDKKAAVVSRDRILAPNTFTVRLSPADDDRISALGDALLHELDTLVHAHAKAQGYSFAGPVTIAIRRDEELSTGTLRVESSTAQGGRVSWRGVVDVEGRRIPLTKSRTVIGRGSDADITVADSGTSRRHVEILWDGERAMVRDLGSTNGTMLDGRKVTEAALPPDATVRIGRTDIVFRVVAQASAVRPAASVDDATRAFDPQERGPLA, encoded by the coding sequence GTGGGACTACTTGACAGCTTCGAGAAAGGTCTGGAGCGCGCAGTCAACAGCGCGTTCGCCAAGACCTTCCGCAGCGGCATCCAGCCTGTCGAGATCGCATCGGCCCTGCGCAGCGAGCTCGACAAGAAGGCGGCCGTCGTCAGCCGCGACCGCATCCTCGCGCCGAACACGTTCACGGTGCGACTGTCGCCCGCCGACGACGATCGCATCTCAGCGCTCGGCGACGCGCTCCTGCACGAGCTCGACACGCTCGTCCATGCGCACGCGAAAGCACAGGGATACTCGTTTGCCGGCCCCGTGACGATCGCGATCCGACGCGACGAGGAGCTCTCGACCGGCACCCTCCGCGTCGAGTCTTCGACCGCCCAGGGTGGGCGCGTGTCGTGGCGCGGCGTCGTCGACGTCGAAGGGCGCCGCATCCCGCTGACGAAGTCGCGTACCGTCATCGGCCGCGGCAGCGACGCCGACATCACGGTCGCCGACTCCGGCACGAGCCGCAGGCACGTCGAGATCCTCTGGGACGGCGAGCGCGCCATGGTGCGCGATCTCGGCTCCACCAACGGCACGATGCTCGACGGTCGCAAGGTGACCGAGGCGGCGCTCCCGCCCGACGCCACCGTGCGCATCGGACGCACCGACATCGTGTTCCGCGTCGTCGCGCAGGCGAGTGCGGTCAGGCCGGCAGCATCCGTCGACGATGCGACCCGGGCGTTCGACCCGCAGGAGAGGGGCCCGCTGGCATGA